In one window of Hymenobacter nivis DNA:
- a CDS encoding energy transducer TonB, with amino-acid sequence MPAFRFLLPLLVAWGLGGVARAQTAPAPAFPQTTVAYLDADERPLPGPDSAAYRVETLRPDSSSSAVVRRYYAAGALQAYTPYLDLGQGVVHGTRTTWYEDGRLCTKEEYLRGRRQGELLTYYPDGTLKRRDRFVADQNMLGACYGPDGRPVPYFPYEQPPLYPGGALVLYHDVTRHVRPNATEMHRFATSGPMMWESAYGAAPGEAPGAILPVAPGAARWPVGQIDVVFTITEQGEVADPYVARSSAPWLNEKVLAAVRGLTKRFRPGQLDGQTVRSTCRVPVVFYVTPAQGPSPRRRL; translated from the coding sequence ATGCCTGCATTTCGATTCTTGCTGCCGTTGCTAGTGGCCTGGGGGCTGGGGGGCGTGGCGCGTGCTCAAACCGCGCCCGCGCCCGCGTTTCCGCAGACGACGGTAGCCTACCTGGACGCCGACGAACGCCCGCTGCCGGGCCCCGACAGCGCCGCCTACCGCGTCGAGACCCTGCGCCCCGACAGTAGCAGCAGCGCCGTGGTGCGGCGCTACTACGCCGCGGGGGCCCTGCAAGCCTACACGCCCTACCTCGACCTGGGCCAGGGCGTGGTGCACGGCACCCGCACAACGTGGTACGAAGACGGCCGCCTGTGCACCAAGGAAGAATACCTCCGGGGCCGCCGCCAGGGCGAGTTGCTCACCTACTACCCCGACGGCACTCTGAAGCGGCGCGACCGGTTCGTGGCCGACCAGAACATGCTGGGGGCCTGCTACGGCCCCGACGGCCGCCCCGTACCGTACTTTCCCTACGAGCAGCCGCCCCTGTACCCGGGTGGGGCCCTGGTGCTGTACCACGACGTGACGCGGCACGTGCGGCCCAACGCCACCGAAATGCACCGCTTCGCCACGTCGGGCCCGATGATGTGGGAAAGTGCCTACGGGGCGGCGCCGGGCGAGGCGCCGGGCGCAATCCTGCCCGTGGCGCCGGGCGCGGCCCGCTGGCCGGTGGGCCAAATCGACGTCGTGTTCACCATCACCGAGCAGGGCGAGGTGGCCGACCCCTACGTGGCCCGATCGTCGGCTCCGTGGCTGAACGAGAAGGTGCTGGCCGCGGTGCGCGGCCTAACCAAAAGGTTCCGCCCCGGGCAGCTCGACGGCCAAACCGTGCGCTCCACCTGCCGCGTGCCAGTGGTGTTCTACGTTACGCCGGCGCAGGGCCCCAGCCCGAGGCGGCGGCTGTAA
- the alaS gene encoding alanine--tRNA ligase, whose protein sequence is MSLPTASHVRQQFLDFFASKGHHIVPSAPLVVKDDPTLLFINSGMAPFKDYFLGNKPAPFKRIADTQKCLRVSGKHNDLEEVGYDTYHHTMFEMLGNWSFGDYFKKDAIAWAWELLTDVFKIEKDRLYVTYFEGDKGDGLGPDAETQALWRQYTTDDRILPGNKKDNFWEMGDTGPCGPCTEIHVDLRTAEERAQTPGSQLVNADHPQVVEVWNNVFMEFQRLADKSLIKLPAQSVDTGMGFERLMMAVSGVKSNYDTDVFQPLIQFIAKEVGIEYHGTSPATVHDQPVTENERTDIAIRVLADHIRAIAFTIADGQLPSNVKAGYVIRRILRRAVRYAFSSLNQKQPFLYKLVPVLADQMASIFPELKAQQAFVTRVIEEEEIAFLKTLETGLRRLDALEEAARQNGGVIDGATAFELSDTFGFPLDLTALIAREKGLTVDEASFQQALAQQKNRSRNAQETEQSDWVTVAEAEGPNVFVGYDHDEATARLLRYRKIDKKGKTEYQLVLDQTPFYAESGGQIGDTGYLESDVDRLRVLDTKRENDLIIHTVLELPQELTADFRARPDAVRRTLIRNNHTATHLLQAALRRVLGEHVQQKGSLVNDKLLRFDFSHFTKVTDGQLREIEQLVNERIRQQIPLIERRNVPIAEAKTLGAMALFGEKYGEFVRVITFDKDYSVELCGGLHVANTGSIGYFKIVAESAVGAGVRRIEAVTAGTAEAYVDQQLDLLTQVRGALGNPQHLLTSLEKQTEEMGALRKQIEQFAQQSINQQKDQLAGQVKPLNGVNFLAAQVQATSAEGLKTLAFNLRQAVPNLVLVLGAEIDGKPQLAVMLDDELAKAGKLNATALVRELAKEIQGGGGGQPFFATAGGKNLAGLGTAIAKAEGLVIQLLG, encoded by the coding sequence ATGTCGCTCCCCACCGCCTCGCACGTCCGCCAGCAATTCCTCGATTTCTTCGCCTCCAAAGGCCACCACATCGTGCCCTCGGCCCCGCTGGTGGTGAAAGACGACCCCACGCTGCTGTTTATCAACAGCGGCATGGCCCCGTTCAAGGACTACTTCCTGGGCAATAAGCCTGCGCCTTTCAAGCGCATCGCCGATACCCAGAAGTGCCTGCGCGTGAGCGGCAAGCACAACGATTTGGAGGAAGTCGGCTACGACACCTACCACCATACGATGTTCGAGATGCTTGGCAACTGGTCGTTCGGCGATTACTTCAAGAAGGACGCCATTGCCTGGGCCTGGGAGCTGCTCACCGACGTGTTCAAGATCGAGAAAGACCGGCTCTACGTCACCTATTTCGAGGGCGATAAAGGCGACGGCCTGGGCCCCGACGCCGAAACGCAGGCCCTGTGGCGGCAGTATACCACCGACGACCGCATCCTGCCCGGCAACAAGAAGGACAACTTCTGGGAGATGGGCGACACGGGCCCCTGCGGCCCCTGCACCGAAATCCACGTGGACCTGCGCACCGCTGAGGAGCGCGCCCAAACCCCTGGCAGCCAGCTTGTGAACGCCGACCATCCGCAGGTGGTAGAGGTGTGGAACAACGTATTTATGGAGTTCCAGCGCCTGGCCGACAAATCCCTCATCAAGCTGCCGGCCCAAAGCGTGGACACGGGCATGGGCTTCGAGCGCCTGATGATGGCCGTGTCGGGCGTAAAGTCGAACTACGACACCGACGTGTTCCAGCCGCTCATCCAGTTCATTGCCAAGGAGGTAGGCATTGAGTACCACGGCACCTCGCCGGCCACCGTGCATGACCAGCCGGTCACCGAAAACGAGCGCACCGACATCGCCATCCGGGTGCTGGCCGACCACATCCGCGCCATCGCCTTCACCATTGCCGACGGCCAGCTGCCCAGCAACGTGAAGGCCGGCTACGTGATCCGGCGCATTCTGCGCCGGGCCGTGCGCTACGCCTTTTCAAGCCTCAACCAGAAGCAACCATTTCTATATAAGCTCGTGCCGGTGCTGGCCGATCAGATGGCCAGCATTTTTCCCGAGCTGAAGGCCCAGCAGGCCTTCGTGACGCGGGTGATTGAGGAAGAGGAAATTGCCTTCCTGAAAACGCTCGAAACCGGCCTGCGTCGGCTGGATGCGCTGGAAGAAGCCGCCCGCCAGAATGGCGGCGTTATCGACGGCGCCACGGCGTTTGAGCTGAGCGATACCTTCGGCTTCCCGCTCGACCTCACCGCCCTCATTGCCCGCGAAAAGGGCCTGACGGTGGACGAGGCCAGCTTCCAGCAGGCGCTGGCCCAGCAGAAAAACCGCAGCCGCAACGCCCAGGAAACCGAGCAGAGCGACTGGGTGACGGTGGCCGAAGCCGAGGGGCCCAACGTGTTCGTGGGCTACGACCACGACGAGGCCACCGCCCGCCTGCTGCGCTACCGCAAAATCGACAAGAAGGGCAAAACAGAGTACCAATTGGTGCTCGATCAGACGCCGTTCTACGCCGAAAGCGGCGGCCAGATTGGCGACACCGGCTACCTCGAAAGCGACGTGGACCGACTGCGCGTGCTGGACACGAAGCGCGAGAACGACCTCATCATCCACACCGTGCTGGAGTTGCCGCAGGAACTGACGGCCGACTTCCGGGCCCGGCCCGACGCGGTGCGGCGCACGCTCATCCGCAACAACCACACGGCCACGCACTTGCTGCAAGCTGCCCTGCGCCGCGTACTCGGCGAGCACGTGCAGCAGAAAGGCTCGCTGGTGAACGACAAGCTGCTGCGCTTCGACTTTTCGCACTTCACGAAGGTGACTGACGGGCAGCTGCGCGAGATTGAGCAGCTCGTGAACGAGCGCATCCGCCAGCAAATCCCGCTCATCGAGCGCCGCAACGTACCCATTGCCGAGGCCAAAACGCTGGGTGCCATGGCCTTGTTCGGCGAGAAGTACGGCGAGTTCGTGCGCGTCATCACCTTCGACAAAGACTACTCGGTGGAGCTGTGCGGCGGCCTGCATGTGGCCAACACGGGCAGCATCGGCTACTTCAAAATCGTGGCCGAAAGTGCCGTGGGGGCCGGTGTGCGCCGCATCGAGGCCGTGACGGCCGGCACCGCCGAAGCCTACGTGGACCAGCAGCTTGACCTGCTCACCCAGGTGCGCGGGGCCCTCGGTAATCCCCAGCACTTGCTGACGTCGCTCGAAAAGCAAACCGAGGAAATGGGGGCCCTGCGCAAGCAAATTGAGCAGTTTGCCCAGCAAAGCATCAACCAGCAGAAGGACCAGCTCGCCGGCCAGGTGAAGCCCCTGAACGGCGTAAATTTCCTCGCCGCCCAGGTGCAGGCCACCAGCGCCGAGGGCCTCAAAACCCTGGCCTTCAACCTACGCCAGGCCGTGCCCAACCTCGTGCTGGTGCTTGGCGCCGAAATCGACGGCAAGCCCCAGCTGGCCGTGATGCTCGACGACGAGTTGGCGAAAGCCGGCAAGCTCAACGCCACCGCGCTGGTGCGCGAGCTGGCCAAGGAAATCCAGGGCGGCGGCGGCGGCCAGCCATTCTTCGCCACCGCCGGCGGCAAAAACCTGGCGGGCCTGGGCACAGCCATCGCCAAGGCGGAGGGGTTGGTTATCCAGCTACTAGGCTAA
- a CDS encoding MerR family transcriptional regulator, producing the protein MPYKERTIEKQYFTIGEVAAQFKVAESLVRFWETEFDELKPRRSKKGNRLYTPQDIDTFRTIFHLVKERGYTIPGAREMLKQKGPQLKDKIDAVQGIERVRAFLVSLKKELDMARPE; encoded by the coding sequence ATGCCCTACAAAGAGCGCACCATCGAAAAACAGTACTTTACCATCGGCGAGGTGGCAGCCCAGTTCAAGGTGGCCGAGTCGCTGGTGCGCTTCTGGGAAACCGAGTTCGACGAGTTGAAACCGCGCCGCAGCAAAAAGGGCAACCGCCTCTACACGCCGCAGGACATCGACACGTTCCGCACCATTTTCCACCTCGTCAAGGAGCGCGGCTACACCATCCCCGGGGCCCGCGAAATGCTCAAGCAGAAGGGCCCCCAGCTCAAGGATAAAATCGACGCCGTGCAGGGTATCGAGCGCGTCCGGGCCTTTCTGGTGAGCCTGAAGAAGGAGCTGGACATGGCCCGGCCGGAGTAG
- the dprA gene encoding DNA-processing protein DprA gives MPQTVTDDLFHELALTLIPGIGPQITRQLMSYGGSAKNVLLMPPGKLRRIPGVGPKIVASLTGPERATALGRAEKDLRQAGKEGVEILFYTSKRYPHRLKLIPDAPVILYYQGPADLNAPKIVAIVGTRQSTEYGREQTERIVRGLVPHQPLVVSGLAYGIDILAHRAALQEGLPTVGVMATGLDVIYPAAHRKTAEKMREVGGLLTEFPFGTPPDRYNFPARNRIIAGLADGTVVVEATAKGGALITAELALSYDRDVLAVPGNLGALASEGCNALIKNNKAAIYTEPRDLEVTLNWDAALHSGKFKPAPAYAPDDFTADEFALIAVLAAAPGREAQMDDLAWRAQLAIHAVAALLLGLEFRGVVRALPGKKFALV, from the coding sequence ATGCCCCAAACCGTTACTGACGATTTATTCCACGAACTGGCTCTGACGCTCATTCCCGGCATCGGCCCGCAGATTACGCGGCAGCTGATGAGCTACGGCGGCTCGGCCAAAAACGTGCTGCTGATGCCGCCGGGTAAGCTGCGGCGCATTCCCGGCGTGGGCCCCAAAATAGTAGCCAGCCTCACGGGTCCTGAGCGCGCCACGGCCCTGGGCCGGGCCGAAAAGGACCTGCGGCAGGCCGGGAAAGAGGGCGTAGAAATCCTGTTTTATACCAGCAAGCGCTACCCGCACCGCCTCAAACTCATTCCCGACGCGCCCGTCATTCTCTACTACCAGGGCCCCGCCGACCTCAACGCGCCCAAAATCGTGGCCATCGTCGGCACCCGCCAATCCACGGAGTACGGCCGCGAGCAAACCGAGCGCATCGTGCGGGGCCTGGTGCCGCACCAGCCGCTGGTGGTCAGCGGCTTGGCCTACGGCATCGACATTCTGGCCCATCGCGCTGCATTGCAGGAGGGCCTGCCCACGGTGGGCGTGATGGCCACCGGCCTCGACGTCATCTACCCCGCCGCACACCGCAAAACGGCCGAGAAAATGCGCGAAGTGGGCGGCCTGCTCACCGAATTCCCGTTCGGCACACCGCCCGACCGCTACAATTTCCCGGCCCGCAACCGCATCATCGCCGGCCTGGCCGACGGCACCGTAGTGGTGGAAGCTACCGCCAAGGGCGGGGCCCTCATCACCGCCGAGCTGGCCCTGAGCTACGACCGCGACGTGCTGGCCGTGCCCGGCAACCTGGGCGCACTGGCCTCCGAGGGCTGCAACGCGCTGATTAAAAATAACAAAGCCGCCATCTATACCGAACCCCGCGACCTGGAGGTGACCCTCAACTGGGACGCGGCCCTGCACTCGGGCAAGTTCAAGCCCGCCCCCGCCTACGCGCCCGACGATTTCACGGCCGATGAATTCGCGCTCATCGCCGTGCTGGCCGCCGCCCCCGGCCGCGAAGCCCAGATGGACGACCTCGCCTGGCGGGCCCAGTTGGCCATCCACGCCGTGGCCGCACTGCTGCTGGGCCTGGAGTTCCGGGGCGTGGTGCGGGCCCTGCCGGGCAAGAAGTTCGCGCTTGTCTGA
- a CDS encoding aminotransferase class IV yields the protein MFLLHNGQLVAADSFALPLPNRGLAFGDGFFETLVFTKNHLRYADGHLARMQQAAAALYLTLPAALATPGALAATLGALAAANGLPTARLRLQLWRGGGGRYAPPTAAVEWLATAEAFAPDETPVAKADFAQETHSLFSPLSFCKGPQAWLYVRAAHERQQRGLDEIILCDAAGHVAEAGAAAIFWLKDGVLFTPSLASGCVAGVRRAQVLQAAQAQGVACREGLFPKEELSAADAVFTANVAAVRAVQRIGSAYFIKQISLPLLYLLDTL from the coding sequence ATGTTTCTGCTTCACAACGGCCAGCTGGTGGCCGCCGATTCCTTCGCCCTGCCCCTGCCCAACCGCGGGCTGGCCTTTGGCGACGGCTTTTTTGAAACCCTGGTTTTCACGAAAAACCACCTGCGCTACGCCGACGGCCACCTCGCCCGGATGCAGCAAGCCGCCGCCGCCCTGTACCTGACGCTGCCCGCCGCCCTGGCCACGCCGGGGGCCCTGGCCGCCACCCTGGGAGCCCTGGCCGCCGCCAACGGCCTGCCTACCGCCCGCCTGCGCTTGCAGCTCTGGCGTGGCGGCGGCGGCCGCTACGCCCCGCCCACCGCCGCCGTCGAGTGGTTGGCCACCGCCGAAGCTTTCGCACCCGACGAAACGCCGGTTGCGAAAGCCGATTTTGCCCAGGAAACGCATTCCCTGTTTTCGCCGCTCAGCTTCTGCAAGGGGCCCCAGGCGTGGCTCTACGTGCGCGCCGCCCACGAGCGCCAGCAGCGTGGCCTGGACGAAATTATCCTCTGCGACGCGGCCGGACACGTGGCCGAAGCCGGTGCCGCGGCCATTTTCTGGCTAAAAGATGGGGTCCTCTTCACGCCGTCGCTGGCCAGCGGCTGCGTGGCGGGCGTGCGCCGGGCCCAAGTGCTACAAGCTGCCCAGGCGCAAGGCGTAGCGTGCCGGGAAGGGCTTTTTCCGAAGGAAGAATTATCGGCAGCCGACGCGGTTTTCACGGCTAACGTGGCGGCGGTGCGGGCGGTGCAGCGCATTGGCAGTGCTTACTTTATCAAGCAAATAAGTCTCCCACTACTATACTTACTAGACACCTTATAA
- a CDS encoding thymidylate synthase, which produces MRQYQELLRQILDTGTVKTDRTGTGTKSVFGPQMRFDLAEGFPLVTTKKVHLKSIIHELLWFLQGDTNIAYLKEHGVKIWDEWADANGDLGPVYGHQWRSWPDGHGGHIDQISQIIQQLKTSPDSRRMVVSAWNVADLPAMKLPACHALFQFYVADGRLSCQLYQRSADVFLGVPFNIASYALLTLMVAQVTGLQPGEFIWTGGDTHLYSNHLEQAELQLARAPRPLPQMHLNPAVADIFGFQYDDFKLENYDPWPAIKAPVAV; this is translated from the coding sequence ATGCGCCAATACCAAGAATTACTTCGCCAAATCCTCGACACCGGCACCGTCAAAACCGACCGGACCGGCACCGGCACCAAGTCGGTTTTTGGGCCCCAGATGCGGTTCGATCTGGCCGAGGGCTTTCCGCTCGTCACCACCAAAAAGGTGCATTTGAAGAGTATTATCCACGAATTGCTGTGGTTTTTGCAGGGCGACACGAACATTGCCTACTTAAAAGAGCACGGCGTAAAAATCTGGGACGAGTGGGCCGATGCCAACGGCGACCTGGGCCCTGTGTACGGCCACCAGTGGCGCTCGTGGCCCGACGGCCACGGCGGCCACATCGATCAGATCAGCCAAATTATCCAGCAGCTCAAAACCTCGCCCGATTCGCGCCGCATGGTGGTGTCGGCCTGGAACGTGGCCGACCTGCCGGCCATGAAGCTACCCGCCTGCCACGCCCTGTTCCAGTTCTACGTGGCCGATGGCCGCCTCTCGTGCCAGCTCTACCAGCGCTCGGCCGACGTATTCCTGGGCGTACCGTTCAACATTGCGTCCTACGCGCTGCTCACGCTGATGGTAGCCCAGGTGACGGGCCTCCAACCCGGCGAGTTCATCTGGACCGGCGGCGACACGCATTTATACAGCAACCACCTGGAACAGGCGGAGTTGCAGCTCGCCCGCGCCCCGCGCCCGCTGCCCCAGATGCATCTTAACCCGGCCGTGGCAGATATCTTCGGCTTCCAGTACGACGATTTTAAGCTGGAGAATTACGACCCGTGGCCGGCCATTAAGGCCCCGGTGGCCGTATAA
- the rsgA gene encoding ribosome small subunit-dependent GTPase A, whose translation MTGTVVKSTGSWYVVRDAATEQLYRCRLRGKFKIKNLKVSNPLAVGDLVTFEPEQQAEGTAVITHIAPRRNYIVRRSVHTTGHAHIVGANLDQALLVVTLVSPTTSFGFIDRFLVTAEAYHIPVVLVFNKADLLDADGLAYQEEIAGMYRSLGYASRACTASTGAGVAAVDALLDGKTSLLSGHSGVGKSTLINALVPDLDIKTAEISQFSDKGVHTTTFAEMLEVRPGTYIIDTPGIKELGIVDIKPAELAGYFPEMRALLNQCRFHNCQHVHEPGCAVREAVDAGRIALPRYDSYLSMLADDDNRH comes from the coding sequence ATGACCGGCACCGTTGTAAAATCTACCGGCTCGTGGTACGTGGTGCGCGACGCGGCCACCGAGCAGCTGTACCGCTGCCGGCTGCGGGGCAAGTTCAAAATCAAGAACCTGAAGGTGAGCAACCCGCTGGCCGTGGGCGACCTGGTGACCTTCGAGCCCGAGCAGCAGGCCGAGGGCACCGCCGTGATTACGCACATCGCGCCGCGCCGCAACTACATCGTGCGGCGCTCGGTGCACACCACGGGGCACGCTCACATTGTAGGGGCCAACCTCGACCAGGCCCTGCTGGTGGTCACGCTCGTATCGCCCACCACGTCGTTCGGATTTATCGACCGGTTTTTGGTGACGGCCGAGGCCTACCACATTCCTGTGGTGCTGGTGTTCAACAAGGCCGATTTGCTGGATGCCGACGGGCTGGCCTACCAGGAAGAAATTGCCGGCATGTACCGCTCGCTGGGCTACGCCAGCCGCGCGTGCACGGCCAGCACTGGCGCCGGCGTGGCGGCCGTGGATGCGCTGCTCGACGGCAAAACCTCGCTCCTTTCGGGCCACTCAGGCGTGGGCAAGAGCACGCTCATCAACGCCCTGGTACCCGATTTAGACATCAAAACGGCCGAAATCAGCCAGTTTTCCGACAAGGGCGTGCACACCACCACCTTCGCCGAAATGCTGGAAGTGCGCCCCGGCACCTACATCATCGACACGCCCGGCATCAAGGAGCTGGGCATCGTCGACATCAAGCCCGCCGAGCTGGCCGGCTACTTCCCCGAAATGCGCGCCCTGCTCAACCAGTGCCGCTTCCACAACTGCCAGCATGTGCACGAGCCCGGTTGCGCCGTGCGCGAAGCCGTGGACGCCGGCCGCATCGCCCTACCCCGCTACGACAGCTACTTGAGCATGCTGGCCGACGACGACAACCGCCACTAA
- a CDS encoding 3-deoxy-D-manno-octulosonic acid transferase, whose protein sequence is MTLLYDFALFCYALLLRLAAPFVPKAAAWVAGRRGLLPRIGAALAADGAPRVWYHCASLGEFEQGRPLMEAYRRAHPDTKIVLTFFSPSGYAVRKDWPGADYIFYLPLDTRANARAFLDAVQPQLAVFVKYEFWYHFLTETRRLGVPAVVVSAIFRPEQVFFKPWGGFFRGILGQLSHIFTQNQASAALLRQHGLTRVSVTGDTRFDTVAATALAPPRPLPLVEAFVADGAPVLVVGSAWPEDLPALGPLLRRYAGQIRVLLAPHEITENHLAQIEAVLPGQVLRYSQAEAGTVAGARLLLFDNVGLLSQLYRFGQFAYVGGAFSKGLHNTLEAAAFGLPLFFGPTYGKFQEAVDLVALGCATPVRTAAELEAAFARLLADEPRRLKMQDQALEYVHQQAGATARILSQLTISSEQ, encoded by the coding sequence TTGACGCTGCTCTACGACTTCGCCCTTTTTTGCTACGCGCTGCTGCTGCGGCTGGCCGCGCCCTTTGTGCCCAAAGCGGCGGCCTGGGTGGCCGGGCGGCGCGGGCTGCTGCCGCGCATCGGCGCGGCGCTGGCTGCCGACGGGGCCCCGCGGGTGTGGTACCACTGCGCTTCGCTAGGCGAATTCGAGCAGGGGCGCCCGCTGATGGAGGCCTACCGCCGGGCCCACCCGGACACGAAAATCGTGCTCACGTTTTTCTCGCCCTCGGGCTACGCGGTGCGGAAGGACTGGCCGGGGGCCGACTACATTTTCTATCTGCCGCTGGACACCCGGGCCAATGCCCGCGCCTTCCTCGACGCGGTGCAGCCGCAGCTGGCAGTATTTGTGAAGTACGAATTCTGGTACCACTTCCTGACGGAAACGCGGCGGCTGGGCGTGCCGGCCGTGGTGGTATCGGCCATTTTTCGGCCCGAGCAGGTGTTTTTTAAGCCTTGGGGCGGGTTTTTTCGGGGCATTCTGGGTCAGCTTTCGCACATTTTCACCCAAAACCAGGCCTCGGCCGCCCTGCTGCGCCAGCACGGCCTAACCCGCGTAAGCGTGACCGGCGACACCCGCTTCGACACCGTGGCGGCCACCGCCCTGGCCCCGCCGCGCCCGCTGCCACTCGTGGAAGCCTTTGTGGCCGACGGGGCCCCGGTGCTGGTGGTGGGCAGCGCCTGGCCCGAAGACCTACCCGCCCTGGGGCCCCTGCTACGCCGCTACGCCGGCCAAATTCGGGTGCTGCTGGCCCCCCACGAAATCACGGAAAACCACCTGGCGCAAATTGAGGCCGTGCTGCCGGGGCAGGTGCTGCGCTACTCGCAGGCCGAAGCCGGCACCGTGGCGGGGGCCCGGCTGCTGCTGTTCGACAACGTGGGGCTGCTCAGCCAGCTCTACCGGTTCGGGCAGTTTGCCTACGTCGGCGGGGCGTTTAGCAAGGGGCTGCACAACACCTTGGAAGCCGCGGCCTTCGGCCTGCCGCTGTTTTTCGGGCCCACCTACGGCAAGTTCCAGGAGGCCGTGGACCTGGTGGCGCTGGGCTGCGCTACGCCCGTGCGCACCGCCGCCGAGCTGGAGGCGGCCTTCGCCCGCTTGCTGGCCGACGAGCCGCGTCGCCTCAAAATGCAGGACCAGGCCCTCGAATACGTGCACCAGCAGGCCGGGGCCACGGCGCGCATTCTTTCTCAGTTAACAATTAGCAGTGAACAGTGA
- a CDS encoding peroxiredoxin — protein MAVLVGKRAPSFRATAVIDGDIENDFSLDRYLGKMHVLFYFYPADFSLLCPTEILAFQNLLPKFEARNVAVVACSTDSHQSHRAWLRQPRDQGGIMGVTYPLVADATKTIAANYDMLAGHYDYNEQGEMSFVGTPTSNRGLFLIDRDGIVRHQSVNDGPLGRSTHEALRMVDALQHYEQHGALCPADWREGEAALNPTR, from the coding sequence TGGCAGTTCTCGTGGGCAAGCGCGCCCCTTCTTTCCGGGCCACGGCCGTTATCGACGGCGATATTGAGAACGACTTTTCGCTCGACCGCTACCTGGGCAAGATGCACGTGCTCTTTTACTTTTACCCAGCCGACTTTTCGCTGCTGTGCCCCACCGAAATCCTGGCTTTTCAGAACCTGCTGCCCAAGTTTGAGGCGCGCAACGTGGCTGTGGTGGCGTGCAGCACCGACAGCCACCAGAGCCACCGCGCCTGGCTGCGGCAGCCCCGCGACCAGGGCGGCATCATGGGCGTGACCTACCCGCTGGTGGCCGACGCCACCAAAACCATTGCGGCTAACTACGACATGCTGGCCGGCCACTACGACTACAACGAGCAGGGCGAGATGAGTTTTGTAGGCACGCCCACCAGCAACCGCGGCCTGTTTCTCATTGACCGCGACGGCATTGTGCGCCACCAGTCGGTGAACGACGGGCCCCTGGGCCGCAGCACCCACGAGGCCCTGCGCATGGTCGACGCCCTCCAGCACTACGAGCAGCACGGGGCCCTTTGCCCCGCCGACTGGCGCGAGGGCGAGGCCGCCCTGAACCCCACCCGGTAA